A region of Ramlibacter agri DNA encodes the following proteins:
- a CDS encoding META domain-containing protein — MTSLLRSAWLALLLCACAAAPTGGASSPSLGAYTWDLASVVDARGQAETGWQLPGRPAPKLSFQDDRVNVLNLCNVIGAGYATDNGAIKLGQAVATRRACAEPGLMALEQRIGARLPQVRRYEIRSTPGAAPTLVLQFEDGGRWELAGTPTPATRFGGPGERVFMEVAPMEVACPSGGGSCLSVRDIRFDDQGLRTSIGEWRVFQDQIEGFTHVPGTRNVLRMYRYASGGRNYYVLDLVVESEQVR; from the coding sequence GTGACATCGCTGCTTCGCTCCGCCTGGCTGGCCTTGCTGCTGTGTGCCTGCGCCGCTGCGCCAACGGGCGGCGCGAGCAGCCCCAGCCTGGGCGCGTACACCTGGGACCTGGCCAGCGTCGTCGATGCGCGCGGCCAGGCGGAAACCGGCTGGCAGTTGCCGGGGCGACCGGCGCCGAAGCTGAGTTTCCAGGACGACCGGGTCAATGTCCTGAACCTGTGCAACGTCATCGGCGCCGGCTATGCCACCGACAACGGCGCGATCAAGCTCGGCCAGGCGGTCGCCACGCGGCGCGCCTGTGCCGAGCCGGGCCTGATGGCGCTGGAACAGCGCATCGGCGCACGCCTGCCGCAGGTCCGCCGCTACGAGATCCGCTCGACGCCGGGCGCAGCGCCGACGCTGGTGCTGCAGTTCGAAGACGGCGGCCGCTGGGAACTGGCCGGCACGCCGACCCCGGCCACCCGCTTCGGCGGCCCGGGCGAGCGCGTGTTCATGGAAGTGGCGCCCATGGAAGTGGCGTGCCCTTCGGGCGGCGGCAGCTGCCTGTCGGTGCGCGACATCCGCTTCGACGACCAGGGCCTGCGCACCTCGATCGGCGAGTGGCGCGTGTTCCAGGACCAGATCGAAGGCTTCACGCACGTGCCCGGCACGCGCAACGTGCTGCGCATGTACCGCTATGCCAGCGGTGGCCGCAACTACTACGTGCTCGACCTGGTGGTCGAATCCGAGCAGGTGCGCTGA
- a CDS encoding phospholipase D family protein, producing the protein MQAAWESRLARAAKWPAGLVFAALLAGCALPPLEPRSRSQALPAAEASATTLGRAADGAAAAHPGLTGIHALADAHEAFAARMQLAQHAERTLDVQYYIWRGDTTGHLLLEALHAAADRGVRVRLLLDDNGIAGLDEELSVLDAHPNIEVRLFNPFVFRSFKPLGFLTDFSRLNRRMHNKSFTADNAVTIVGGRNVGDEYFGATDGVLFSDLDVVATGAVVAPVSQSFDDFWASASSYPIAALVPPPTEAAVAAVQAREALIDRSERAAVYKQSVRDLLPPGTALGNRLPLVWAPAHLLVDPPSKALGQAEPEQLMLAHMTEAIGVPKRSVDLVSPYFVPTDAGTDYFVALAQRGVQVRILTNSLAATDVAAVHSGYARHRQRLLAAGVVLYERKPDPAPPKAERSDDGFRVSGSSGSSGSSLHAKTFGVDGERAFVGSFNFDPRSARLNTELGLIIDSPALARELVEVFDRRIPMNSWQLRLAPATGALLWVDQASDPPQVLATEPLTSWGQRATVWFLELLPIESLL; encoded by the coding sequence ATGCAGGCCGCCTGGGAGTCCCGCCTGGCCCGCGCCGCGAAGTGGCCGGCCGGGCTGGTGTTCGCGGCGCTGCTGGCCGGGTGCGCGCTGCCGCCCCTGGAGCCGCGCAGCCGCTCGCAGGCGCTGCCGGCCGCCGAGGCCAGCGCCACCACGCTGGGGCGCGCCGCCGATGGCGCCGCCGCGGCCCACCCCGGGCTGACGGGCATCCACGCGCTGGCGGACGCGCACGAGGCCTTCGCGGCGCGCATGCAGCTGGCGCAGCACGCCGAGCGCACGCTGGACGTGCAGTACTACATCTGGCGCGGCGACACCACCGGCCACCTGCTGCTGGAAGCGCTGCATGCCGCCGCCGACCGCGGCGTGCGCGTGCGGCTGCTGCTGGACGACAACGGCATCGCGGGGCTGGACGAGGAGCTGAGCGTGCTGGACGCGCACCCGAACATCGAGGTGCGCCTGTTCAACCCCTTCGTGTTCCGCTCGTTCAAGCCGCTGGGTTTCCTCACCGACTTCTCGCGCCTGAACCGGCGCATGCACAACAAGAGCTTCACGGCCGACAACGCCGTCACCATCGTGGGCGGACGCAACGTCGGCGACGAGTACTTCGGCGCCACCGATGGCGTGCTGTTCTCCGACCTCGACGTGGTCGCGACCGGCGCGGTCGTCGCGCCGGTGTCGCAGTCCTTCGACGACTTCTGGGCCAGCGCCTCGTCCTATCCGATCGCCGCGCTGGTGCCGCCACCGACCGAAGCTGCCGTCGCGGCCGTCCAGGCGCGCGAAGCGCTGATCGACCGCTCCGAGCGGGCCGCCGTCTACAAGCAGTCCGTGCGCGACCTGCTGCCGCCCGGCACCGCCCTCGGCAACCGGCTGCCGCTGGTGTGGGCGCCGGCGCACCTGTTGGTGGACCCGCCGTCCAAGGCTCTCGGCCAGGCCGAGCCCGAACAGCTGATGCTGGCCCACATGACCGAAGCCATCGGCGTGCCGAAGCGATCGGTGGACCTGGTCTCGCCCTACTTCGTGCCGACCGACGCCGGCACCGACTACTTCGTGGCGCTGGCGCAGCGCGGCGTCCAGGTGCGCATCCTCACCAATTCGCTGGCCGCCACCGACGTGGCCGCCGTGCATTCGGGCTATGCGCGCCATCGGCAACGGCTGCTGGCGGCCGGCGTGGTGCTGTACGAGCGCAAGCCCGATCCGGCGCCGCCGAAAGCGGAGCGCAGCGATGACGGTTTCCGCGTATCGGGCAGCTCGGGCAGTTCCGGCTCCAGCCTGCATGCCAAGACCTTCGGCGTCGACGGGGAGCGCGCTTTCGTCGGCTCCTTCAACTTCGACCCGCGCTCGGCGCGGCTGAACACCGAACTCGGCCTCATCATCGACAGCCCGGCGCTGGCCCGCGAGCTGGTGGAGGTCTTCGACCGGCGCATTCCCATGAACAGCTGGCAGCTGCGGCTAGCCCCCGCGACGGGCGCGCTGCTGTGGGTGGACCAGGCGAGCGACCCGCCGCAGGTGCTGGCCACCGAGCCGCTCACCAGCTGGGGCCAGCGCGCGACGGTGTGGTTCCTGGAACTGCTGCCCATCGAATCGCTGCTGTGA
- a CDS encoding SH3 domain-containing protein: MAHPSSPARRILVAALLAAPLAASAATASTTRPLNVREGPGTQFLVLTVLPVRTSVTVRGCINGWQWCEVDTRRARGWVDSRFLQPSVRNRVPIIRNPKQRERQPRPVG; the protein is encoded by the coding sequence ATGGCCCATCCCAGTTCGCCCGCCCGGCGAATCCTCGTCGCCGCCCTGCTCGCCGCGCCACTGGCCGCGTCCGCAGCCACGGCCTCGACGACGCGTCCGCTCAACGTGCGCGAAGGCCCGGGGACGCAGTTCCTCGTGCTGACGGTGCTGCCGGTGCGCACTTCGGTGACGGTCCGCGGCTGCATCAACGGCTGGCAATGGTGCGAGGTCGATACCCGGCGCGCACGCGGCTGGGTGGATTCGCGCTTCCTCCAACCCTCGGTGCGCAACCGGGTGCCGATCATCCGCAATCCCAAGCAGAGGGAGCGGCAACCGCGGCCGGTGGGCTGA
- a CDS encoding basic amino acid/polyamine antiporter codes for MVARQDQKLSRSALVGLVVGSMVGAGIFAVPSNFGQSTGGLGAIIAWGIAGVGMLMLAFVFQTLAQRRPDLDTGIYAYAREGFGSYLGFATAVGYWMGACLADVACLVLIKATLGQFFPVFGDGTTVAAIAGASVLLWATHWLVLRGVKQAAALNTIATVAKLVPLAIFIVVAAAAFEADVFVLNFRGDDALGHTSLAAQVRGTMLVTVFVFVGIEGASVYSRYARRREDVGAATVLGFLGVLCLLVLVTLLSYGVLLRPELAALPTPALAGIMAAIVGPWGRAFISVGLLISVLGNYLSWSLLAAEVMHSAAKNGVMPAFLARENAREAPMAALWLTNIVIQVFLVLTNFAEYAFTMALKMTGSMTLLPYLLVAAYGLKLAWTGETYESAPHERRRDQWRGGVATVYAASMLWAGGLKFLLLSAILYAPATALYALARREQGARIFSVPELLVFLVLVAAAAAGAVALHNGAISI; via the coding sequence ATGGTGGCTCGGCAAGACCAGAAGCTGTCCCGCAGCGCCCTGGTCGGCCTCGTGGTGGGTTCCATGGTCGGCGCCGGCATCTTTGCCGTGCCGTCGAACTTCGGGCAGTCGACCGGCGGCCTCGGCGCGATCATCGCCTGGGGGATCGCCGGCGTCGGCATGCTGATGCTCGCCTTCGTGTTCCAGACGCTGGCGCAGCGCCGGCCAGACCTCGACACCGGCATCTATGCGTATGCCCGCGAAGGCTTCGGCAGCTACCTCGGTTTCGCCACCGCGGTGGGCTACTGGATGGGCGCGTGCCTCGCGGACGTCGCGTGCCTCGTGTTGATCAAGGCCACGCTGGGGCAGTTCTTCCCCGTGTTCGGCGACGGCACCACGGTGGCGGCGATCGCCGGGGCTTCGGTGCTCCTGTGGGCAACGCACTGGCTGGTGCTGCGCGGCGTCAAGCAGGCTGCGGCTCTGAACACCATCGCGACGGTCGCCAAGCTCGTGCCGCTCGCGATCTTCATCGTCGTTGCCGCCGCGGCTTTCGAGGCCGACGTGTTCGTGCTCAACTTCCGCGGCGATGACGCGCTGGGCCACACGAGCCTGGCGGCGCAGGTGCGCGGCACGATGCTGGTGACGGTGTTCGTCTTCGTCGGCATCGAGGGCGCCAGCGTCTATTCGCGCTACGCCCGGCGGCGCGAGGACGTCGGCGCGGCCACGGTGCTGGGCTTCCTGGGCGTGCTGTGCCTGCTGGTGCTGGTGACGCTGCTCTCGTACGGCGTGCTGCTGCGGCCCGAACTGGCGGCGCTGCCGACGCCGGCGCTGGCCGGCATCATGGCGGCCATCGTCGGGCCCTGGGGCCGCGCCTTCATCAGCGTCGGGCTGCTGATCTCGGTCCTGGGCAACTACCTGTCATGGTCGCTGCTGGCCGCGGAGGTGATGCACTCGGCCGCGAAGAACGGCGTGATGCCCGCCTTCCTGGCGCGCGAGAACGCGCGCGAGGCGCCCATGGCGGCGCTCTGGCTCACCAACATCGTCATCCAGGTCTTCCTGGTGCTGACCAACTTCGCCGAGTACGCCTTCACGATGGCGCTGAAGATGACCGGTTCGATGACGCTGCTGCCTTACCTGCTGGTGGCGGCCTACGGCTTGAAGCTGGCGTGGACCGGCGAGACCTACGAGTCGGCGCCGCACGAGCGCCGGCGCGACCAGTGGCGCGGCGGCGTGGCCACCGTGTATGCCGCGTCGATGCTGTGGGCCGGTGGCCTCAAGTTCCTGCTGCTGTCGGCCATCCTGTACGCGCCGGCGACGGCGCTGTATGCGCTGGCGCGGCGCGAGCAGGGCGCGCGCATCTTCAGCGTGCCCGAGCTCCTTGTGTTCCTCGTCCTCGTGGCCGCCGCGGCCGCGGGCGCAGTGGCGCTGCACAACGGCGCGATCAGCATTTGA
- a CDS encoding lipopolysaccharide assembly protein LapA domain-containing protein, with protein sequence MTRYLYIALAVVLVALVLLFKVQNTDSVTVSLFSMQATMPTSVMVLGVYVLGMFTGGFVLGFLRTLTHKATARGA encoded by the coding sequence ATGACCCGTTACCTCTACATCGCCCTGGCCGTCGTCCTGGTCGCCCTGGTGCTGCTGTTCAAGGTGCAGAACACCGACTCGGTGACCGTGTCGCTGTTCTCGATGCAGGCCACGATGCCGACCTCCGTGATGGTCCTCGGGGTCTACGTGCTGGGCATGTTCACCGGCGGCTTCGTGCTGGGTTTCCTGCGCACGCTGACCCACAAGGCCACCGCGCGCGGCGCCTGA
- a CDS encoding SHOCT domain-containing protein has translation MSNFWDFVQLLIWSFFLLFYLLVLFQIIGDLFRDTQMGGFAKAIWLICLFVFPMITALIYIISRGRSMGERQRASMLRVKEETDAYIRGVGGKSPADQIAAAKALLDANTITQDEFMQLKAKALQ, from the coding sequence ATGAGCAATTTCTGGGACTTCGTGCAACTGCTGATCTGGAGCTTCTTCCTCCTCTTCTACCTGCTCGTGCTGTTCCAGATCATCGGTGACCTGTTCCGCGACACGCAGATGGGCGGCTTCGCCAAGGCGATCTGGCTGATCTGCCTGTTCGTCTTCCCCATGATCACCGCGCTGATCTACATCATCTCCCGCGGCCGGAGCATGGGCGAGCGGCAGCGGGCGAGCATGCTGCGGGTGAAGGAAGAGACCGATGCCTACATCCGCGGCGTGGGAGGCAAGTCGCCCGCCGACCAGATCGCCGCGGCCAAGGCCTTGCTGGACGCCAACACGATCACGCAGGACGAGTTCATGCAGCTGAAGGCCAAGGCGCTGCAGTAG
- the lepB gene encoding signal peptidase I, with the protein MIAWLRRNRGFLLFLIGFGLFRTAIADYNPIPSGSMRPTLLEGDVVLVNRLAYDLKVPLTDVSLARLGEPQRGDVVTFHSPKDGERLIKRIVGLPGDVIAMRDEVLYVNGKPCSYSETQTVREPVGTEAWTEAVRATEALPHREHAVQFLPAVAARRDFAATVVPPDQFFMLGDNRDDSADSRYIGFVPRQLLIGRAHHLLVSADILASWQPRFGRFAKAIE; encoded by the coding sequence ATGATCGCCTGGCTGCGCCGCAATCGCGGTTTCCTGCTGTTCCTGATCGGCTTCGGCCTGTTCCGCACCGCCATCGCGGACTACAACCCCATTCCCTCCGGCTCCATGCGCCCCACCCTGCTGGAAGGCGACGTGGTGCTGGTCAACCGCCTCGCCTACGACCTCAAGGTGCCGCTGACGGATGTTTCGCTGGCGCGGCTGGGCGAGCCGCAGCGCGGCGACGTCGTCACCTTCCATTCGCCCAAGGACGGCGAGCGGCTGATCAAGCGCATCGTCGGCCTGCCGGGCGACGTCATCGCGATGCGCGACGAAGTGCTGTACGTCAACGGCAAGCCCTGCAGCTATTCGGAGACGCAGACGGTGCGCGAGCCGGTCGGCACCGAAGCCTGGACGGAAGCGGTCCGCGCGACCGAAGCCCTGCCGCACCGCGAGCACGCCGTGCAGTTCCTGCCCGCGGTGGCCGCGCGGCGCGACTTCGCCGCCACCGTGGTGCCGCCGGACCAGTTCTTCATGCTGGGCGACAACCGCGACGACAGCGCCGATTCGCGCTACATCGGCTTCGTGCCGCGACAGTTGCTGATCGGCCGCGCGCACCACCTGCTGGTGTCGGCCGACATCCTGGCCAGCTGGCAGCCGCGGTTCGGGAGGTTTGCGAAGGCGATCGAGTAG
- a CDS encoding MFS transporter: protein MSAPPALRTAIPALRTQFFVAGALFATWGVHVPNVKLHYGLGERALAIAMMAGGIGSVVALLFAGKLLARQAPQRVIPLMACMAAVAIGSLLLPSAYAWLLVLMLAYGVAAALFDVAMNDEASAIEREAKRHLMSGFHGMFSLGGMVGAGAWSLLARAGVSVLEHLAGAALVLALLALSASPFMLRLQRHGASGGSPLSVPTGPLLLLGLLAAMGLIAEGAMYDWSVLYVRQDLATPSGTASLAYASFSAAMAAGRFGGDWVRARTAPVTLLRTSGLVAAAGMALALATPTPWIALAGFALVGLGFANVVPVLFSAAAQVPGIAPAHGIAAVSSLGYLGLMAGPPMIGFIAQARSLATGLLVVIVFAVMVSALSRRALAARG, encoded by the coding sequence ATGTCCGCCCCTCCCGCCCTCCGCACCGCCATCCCCGCCCTGCGCACGCAGTTCTTCGTCGCCGGCGCCCTGTTCGCCACCTGGGGCGTGCACGTGCCCAACGTCAAGCTGCACTACGGCCTGGGCGAGCGCGCGCTGGCGATCGCCATGATGGCCGGTGGCATCGGCTCGGTCGTCGCGCTGCTGTTCGCGGGCAAGCTGCTGGCCCGGCAGGCGCCGCAACGCGTGATCCCGCTCATGGCCTGCATGGCAGCGGTGGCCATCGGCAGCCTGCTGCTGCCCTCGGCCTACGCATGGCTGCTGGTGCTGATGCTGGCCTACGGCGTCGCGGCCGCGCTGTTCGACGTGGCAATGAACGACGAGGCCAGCGCGATCGAGCGCGAGGCGAAGCGTCACTTGATGAGCGGCTTCCACGGCATGTTCAGCCTCGGCGGCATGGTCGGTGCCGGCGCCTGGAGCCTGCTGGCGCGCGCGGGCGTGTCGGTGCTGGAGCACCTGGCAGGAGCCGCCCTCGTACTGGCCCTGCTGGCGCTTTCGGCCAGTCCTTTCATGCTGCGCCTGCAGAGGCACGGCGCCTCGGGCGGCTCGCCCTTGAGCGTGCCGACCGGCCCCTTGCTCCTGCTGGGCCTGCTGGCGGCCATGGGCCTGATCGCCGAAGGCGCCATGTACGACTGGAGCGTGCTGTACGTGCGGCAGGACCTTGCCACGCCATCTGGCACCGCCAGCCTCGCCTACGCCAGCTTCAGCGCTGCGATGGCGGCCGGGCGTTTCGGCGGCGACTGGGTGCGGGCCCGCACCGCGCCGGTCACCCTGCTGCGAACGAGCGGCCTGGTCGCCGCGGCCGGCATGGCGCTGGCCCTGGCGACGCCGACGCCGTGGATCGCGCTCGCCGGCTTCGCGCTGGTCGGCCTGGGCTTCGCCAATGTCGTGCCCGTGCTGTTCAGCGCCGCCGCGCAGGTGCCGGGCATCGCGCCGGCGCACGGCATCGCCGCCGTGTCGTCCCTCGGCTATCTCGGCCTGATGGCCGGGCCGCCGATGATCGGTTTCATCGCGCAAGCGCGCTCGCTGGCGACGGGCCTGCTGGTGGTGATCGTCTTCGCGGTGATGGTCAGCGCGCTGTCACGGCGGGCCCTCGCCGCGCGGGGCTGA
- a CDS encoding MarR family winged helix-turn-helix transcriptional regulator — MSVALRDPQAPDDLLNYRLLRLLALAGAPVIRLCEGRYGVTRREFRLLTLVVEAGSISPSRLGEVAHLDVARSSRVVAALLKKQLVRREVQDGDRRFAVIAATPKGLELHRELFPLIAEVNRQVVSVLDAKQLDALDEILTVLTQHADTVNRSIFLDVSADRGRARARASDESL; from the coding sequence ATGAGTGTTGCGCTGCGTGATCCCCAGGCGCCGGACGACCTGCTCAATTACCGTTTGTTGCGACTGTTGGCGCTGGCGGGCGCGCCCGTCATCCGGCTGTGTGAAGGACGCTATGGCGTGACGCGGCGCGAGTTCCGGCTGCTGACCCTGGTCGTCGAAGCCGGCTCCATCTCGCCCTCGCGCCTGGGCGAGGTGGCGCACCTGGACGTCGCACGCTCATCGCGGGTGGTCGCCGCGCTGCTGAAGAAGCAGCTGGTGCGCCGCGAAGTGCAGGACGGCGACCGCCGCTTCGCCGTGATCGCGGCCACGCCCAAGGGGCTGGAGCTGCACCGCGAGCTGTTTCCGCTGATCGCGGAAGTGAACCGGCAGGTGGTGTCGGTGCTGGACGCCAAGCAGCTGGACGCGCTGGACGAAATCCTCACGGTCCTCACGCAACATGCGGACACGGTGAACCGCTCGATCTTCCTCGACGTCAGCGCCGACCGCGGCCGCGCGCGCGCGCGCGCCAGCGACGAGTCCTTGTAG
- a CDS encoding ABC transporter substrate-binding protein — translation MLVRSFTLGVALLASALAHAEIVIGQVSPTKGPLAVTAVGNYEGALAYFETVNAQGGINGQKIRFVHEDDQYKPEETVRLVEVIAERDKPLAFVNLFGSANVLALQSSKVLERFKIPAIGATPGAEGMRTPGSPWIFHVHAGDRAQIRHILQHLTTMGITRIATAYQDNPMGKSGLAHFDEAVGELKVDVAGRVAVPPVGEQLAATAKKLQATGAQAYVMILVRNSGAALVRDVRAGGDRTPMYAMSYVPAEAILEKAPLESAVGVGLAQVMPSAFAEKSSLTRDFHAAMRKYVPKSEPSNPHLTGYVAARVAVEAIRKAGPAPTPEKVAAAMRQLKIDLGGLPEDFTNGGNVGTQWVDIGVVDRRGQLLQ, via the coding sequence GTGTTGGTACGAAGTTTTACTCTGGGTGTGGCGCTGCTGGCGTCCGCGCTCGCGCATGCCGAGATCGTGATCGGCCAGGTGTCGCCCACCAAGGGGCCGCTGGCGGTCACCGCCGTCGGCAACTACGAAGGGGCGCTGGCCTATTTCGAAACGGTCAATGCCCAGGGCGGAATCAACGGGCAGAAGATCCGGTTCGTGCACGAGGACGACCAGTACAAGCCCGAGGAAACCGTGCGCCTGGTCGAAGTGATCGCCGAGCGCGACAAGCCGCTGGCCTTCGTCAACCTGTTCGGTTCCGCAAACGTACTGGCGCTGCAATCCAGCAAGGTGCTCGAGCGCTTCAAGATCCCGGCGATCGGCGCCACGCCCGGCGCCGAGGGCATGCGCACGCCGGGCAGCCCGTGGATCTTCCACGTGCACGCGGGCGACCGCGCGCAGATCCGGCACATCCTGCAACACCTGACCACGATGGGCATCACGCGCATCGCCACGGCCTACCAGGACAACCCGATGGGCAAGAGCGGGCTGGCCCACTTCGACGAAGCGGTCGGCGAACTGAAGGTCGACGTCGCAGGCCGCGTGGCGGTGCCGCCGGTGGGCGAGCAGCTGGCCGCGACGGCGAAGAAGCTGCAAGCCACCGGTGCGCAGGCCTACGTGATGATCCTGGTCCGCAACAGCGGCGCCGCGCTGGTGCGCGACGTGCGCGCGGGCGGCGACCGCACGCCTATGTACGCGATGTCCTATGTTCCGGCCGAAGCCATCCTCGAAAAGGCGCCGCTGGAGTCGGCGGTGGGCGTGGGGCTGGCGCAGGTGATGCCCAGCGCCTTCGCGGAAAAGTCCTCGCTGACGCGCGACTTCCACGCGGCCATGCGCAAGTACGTGCCGAAGTCCGAACCTTCGAACCCGCACCTGACGGGTTACGTCGCGGCCCGCGTGGCCGTCGAGGCGATCCGCAAGGCCGGTCCCGCGCCGACGCCGGAGAAGGTGGCCGCGGCGATGCGCCAGCTGAAAATCGACCTGGGCGGCCTGCCGGAAGATTTCACGAACGGCGGCAACGTGGGCACGCAGTGGGTGGACATCGGCGTGGTCGACCGGCGCGGCCAGTTGCTGCAGTGA
- a CDS encoding Bug family tripartite tricarboxylate transporter substrate binding protein, which produces MNIVANLRAAGAIALLATAAGAAQAQAWPAGPVRLLVGSPPGAPSDITARLFADQLGKLVKHPVVVENRPGAGNSLAAMAAANAQADGSTLVLSPDTVLTVNPHVYKSGNFDPRRDLANVTILASFSQMLVCHPSVGVKSVAELVAKAKAGRVTYASGGPGVPGHLATEMFLDAAHVRMDHIPYRGPAPATQAVLAGEVDCGFLATPTVLPQVKAGKLVALAVSSQTPSPLAPDVPTLATALRQPGLDVSFRLVLQAPKATPPAVLAEIEKRSREAMQSPELRAKLPGHDLTAVGSSSADARQVMDAEMVRWEPLVKRLGLKAD; this is translated from the coding sequence ATGAACATCGTTGCAAACTTGCGCGCCGCCGGCGCGATCGCCCTGCTGGCCACCGCGGCCGGCGCCGCGCAGGCCCAGGCCTGGCCGGCCGGGCCGGTGCGCCTGCTGGTCGGCTCGCCGCCCGGCGCGCCTTCGGACATCACGGCGCGCCTGTTCGCCGACCAACTGGGCAAGCTGGTGAAGCACCCGGTGGTGGTGGAAAACCGCCCCGGCGCCGGCAACAGCCTGGCCGCCATGGCCGCAGCCAATGCGCAGGCCGATGGCAGCACGCTGGTGCTGAGCCCGGACACCGTGCTGACGGTCAATCCGCACGTGTACAAGTCGGGCAACTTCGACCCGCGACGCGACCTGGCCAACGTCACCATCCTCGCGAGCTTCTCGCAGATGCTCGTGTGCCATCCCTCCGTGGGCGTGAAGTCGGTCGCCGAACTGGTGGCCAAGGCCAAGGCCGGACGCGTGACCTACGCATCGGGCGGCCCGGGCGTGCCGGGCCACCTGGCCACCGAGATGTTCCTGGACGCGGCGCATGTCCGCATGGACCACATCCCCTACCGCGGCCCCGCGCCGGCGACGCAGGCCGTGCTGGCCGGCGAGGTGGACTGCGGTTTCCTGGCGACGCCCACCGTGCTGCCGCAGGTCAAGGCCGGCAAGCTGGTCGCGCTGGCCGTGTCCTCGCAGACGCCTTCGCCGCTGGCGCCCGATGTGCCGACGCTCGCGACGGCGCTGCGCCAGCCCGGCCTGGACGTGAGCTTCCGGCTGGTGCTGCAGGCGCCCAAGGCGACGCCGCCGGCCGTGCTCGCCGAGATCGAGAAGCGGTCGCGCGAGGCCATGCAGTCGCCCGAGCTGCGCGCGAAGCTGCCGGGCCACGACCTCACGGCGGTCGGCAGCAGCAGCGCCGACGCCCGCCAGGTCATGGACGCCGAGATGGTCCGCTGGGAGCCGCTGGTGAAGCGGCTGGGCCTGAAGGCCGACTGA
- a CDS encoding glutathione S-transferase family protein, whose translation MPLVLYGHPFSSYTQKVLIALHENAIPFEFRCLEPDQPEHMADWMKRWPLRKFPLLLDGGREVVETSIIIEYLQLAHPGPVRLLPADPMAALDVRFLDRFFDLHVMTPMQHAVGGALTGDDVKCKEARAHAEEKLQLAYEWLEAKLLPGRPAWAAGPDFTLADCAAAPSLFYADWTHRIPETMPLLRAYRARLLARPSVAKAVDGGRPYRHYFPLGAPDRD comes from the coding sequence ATGCCGCTCGTCCTCTACGGCCACCCGTTCTCCTCGTACACGCAGAAGGTCCTGATCGCGCTGCACGAGAACGCGATCCCGTTCGAATTCCGCTGCCTCGAGCCGGACCAGCCGGAGCACATGGCGGACTGGATGAAGCGCTGGCCGCTGCGCAAGTTTCCCTTGCTGCTGGACGGCGGGCGCGAGGTCGTGGAGACCAGCATCATCATCGAGTACCTGCAGCTCGCGCATCCGGGCCCGGTGCGGCTGTTGCCGGCGGACCCGATGGCGGCGCTGGACGTGCGCTTCCTCGACCGCTTCTTCGACCTGCACGTGATGACCCCGATGCAGCACGCCGTCGGTGGCGCGCTGACCGGAGACGATGTGAAGTGCAAGGAGGCGCGTGCGCACGCGGAGGAAAAGCTGCAGCTGGCCTATGAGTGGCTGGAAGCGAAGTTGCTGCCGGGCCGCCCGGCCTGGGCGGCGGGCCCGGATTTCACGCTGGCCGATTGCGCTGCAGCGCCGTCGCTGTTCTATGCGGACTGGACACACCGGATTCCGGAGACGATGCCGCTGCTACGTGCTTATCGCGCGCGCCTGCTGGCGCGGCCTTCGGTGGCGAAGGCGGTGGATGGCGGGCGGCCGTACCGGCACTACTTCCCGCTGGGCGCGCCGGACCGGGATTGA